In Silene latifolia isolate original U9 population chromosome X, ASM4854445v1, whole genome shotgun sequence, the following proteins share a genomic window:
- the LOC141617360 gene encoding uncharacterized protein LOC141617360 yields MVETQLSQIAQQVIQSVKSQGQFPGNTEANPTGQMNALTLRNRKVLEEATNPMSIIVEGKAIVIEDEGKAMEEIVVEKKKAYEKEASLTPPGVYVPPVPFPQRLANAKLEQKYEKFLEILKGMHINIPFLEAISEIPSYGKFLKKLLFSKKKFGASTAINLSKECSVILLNKLPQKIDDPGSFSIPCSIGGIYIQRALCDLGASVSLMPLSIFKRLQMMDLKPTRVSLQLADRSVKFPLGVVEDVPLAIGKLVIPCDFFVMDIPEDTQVPIILDVHV; encoded by the coding sequence ATGGTAGAAACTCAACTTTCTCAAATAGCCCAACAAGTAATTCAATCTGTGAAATCTCAAGGTCAGTTCCCGGGAAACACTGAAGCTAATCCAACAGGTCAGATGAATGCTTTAACCCTAAGGAACAGGAAGGTACTTGAAGAGGCTACTAATCCTATGAGCATTATTGTTGAAGGTAAAGCTATTGTGATCGAGGATGAGGGCAAGGCGATGGAGGAAATTGTAGTTGAAAAGAAGAAAGCTTATGAGAAGGAAGCTTCGTTAACTCCACCTGGAGTATATGTGCCGCCTGTACCTTTTCCTCAAAGGCTAGCCAATGCAAAATTAGAGCAAAAGTACGAAAAATTTCTAGAGATCCTAAAAGGAATGCACATTAATATTCCCTTTTTGGAGGCTATTTCTGAAATCCCATCTTATGGAAAATTTCTCAAGAAGCTTCTTTTTAGCAAAAAGAAATTTGGAGCCAGCACGGCTATTAACTTGTCTAAGGAGTGTAGTGTCATACTCCTTAACAAGCTTCCTCAAAAGATTGACGATCCTGgcagtttttcgatcccttgttcTATTGGAGGTATTTATATTCAACGTGCcttgtgtgatttgggggctagTGTTAGCCTTATGCCTTTGTCGATTTTTAAGAGGTTGCAAATGATGGATCTAAAGCCGACTAGAGTTTCACTGCAATTGGCTGATCGGTCAGTCAAATTTCCACTTGGGGTCGTTGAAGATGTTCCCTTAGCTATTGGGAAACTTGTTATTCCTTGTGATTTCTTTGTCATGGACATTCCTGAAGACACTCAAGTACCCATTATCTTGGACGTCCATGTTTAG